The Streptomyces uncialis genomic interval TCCGCCCGCTGGACGACGTCCACACCGATCTCGACTCCGCGCTCGCCGACGGCGTCCGCGAACTGGGCCTCGCCAGGCCCCCGTCGCTCGACATCCGGGTGCGGCGGCCCGGCAAGAAGGGGTGAGGCCCGTGCTCAGGACCGTCGACCGTGTGCTGCTCGGTCTGCTGGGGCTCGTCCTGCTGATCGCCGGGGGCAGCGTCCTCGCGATCGGCCTCGGGGTGCGCCCGCCCTCCTGGTGGCCCTACGAGGATCAGCACGACGTCCTGCTGAGCGCGGCCCGGCGGACCCGCTGGCGCGACGAGGGCTGGTGGTGGCCCGTGGTGATCGCGGCGCTCGCCGTCGCGGTGCTGCTCGCCCTGTGGTGGCTGTCGGCGGTGCTGCGCAGACGGCGTCTCGCGGAGGTCCTGGTCGACACGGGGGACGGCGAGGGCGCGGTGGTGCGGGGGCGCGCGCTGGAGTCCGTCCTGGTGACGGAGGCGGAGGCGCTGGACGGGGTCGACCGGGCGGAGGTGCGGCTCGTCGGCCGGCGGGGTGAGCCGGGGGCACGGGTG includes:
- the amaP gene encoding alkaline shock response membrane anchor protein AmaP, with amino-acid sequence MRPVLRTVDRVLLGLLGLVLLIAGGSVLAIGLGVRPPSWWPYEDQHDVLLSAARRTRWRDEGWWWPVVIAALAVAVLLALWWLSAVLRRRRLAEVLVDTGDGEGAVVRGRALESVLVTEAEALDGVDRAEVRLVGRRGEPGARVRLVLEPHGVPRDAVRRLHGEVLAGARTSSGSARWPSTVRIRAVKHPPERVT